The stretch of DNA ttgtcctattaaaaaaaaaaaaaaaaggaacacactGTAATGGCCAAAGAAAATTGTCTTTATGGGAAGTTTAATCTAAATAAATGAGGACTAAAGACCTTCTGCAGGTACGAATGCACAGCTCTTTCTGAGTTCAGGGGAAGGTTAGCACTCGACATACTGAAGACAGCACCTACTCACGCAGTAGCCGCTGAGCACGCTGCTGCCTTCATCAAGGGAGGTGCCCCTCCAGATGTAGAAGAGATTACGCTGCTGTTTGATTACAGCAGGATATATACCGGCATTTGGGGTTTAAAGAGGATTAGTTTGTCCTTTGTCCTtactctggctgcattttgagcCATACAATGATCTCTTCTATGAATACTGGCACATGTAGATGCAGGTATTTTATTTTGTACACGCACTGCTACTGCTTTGCCTTACCTAGAACAAAActtttgtaggaaaaaaccccaccaactgtTTTAGCAAGACTGCAAAGCATTCCCATTCCCCAATCCTGCCTCAACCCCCATTGCAAAGATACCCAAAATAGGAAGAGAGGACTGGGAACCAGTGTAAACGCCCACTGAAAGCAACCGCCACCTCCGGAGACGTTCCTGGTACAGGAACACTTGACGTGACCTGTATTAAGAGGTTGGTACCCAGCACCGGAATAGGCTGATGGCAGCTAAGCCCCCACGATCTATATCGGTTTGCTGAAACTAACTGCTTCGGTTACCTCGGTGCTAGTCAAGGCAGTTCATTTCAGGCTTTAAAACTCAGACAAAAGTCTATTCAGCTAAAGTATGCAATAGTCACATTATTTCCACCACTCAAAGAGCTTTTGCCCTTTTGGTGACACAACAGctaggaaggagagagagagaggagagagagagaagggcagTGTTTGAAAGCTTAACTCTACCCCGCACTGTCTCGGAGGGAGCGAGCGCAAGTTCGTTCAGTTCAGTGGACTGAGAGGCTGGGAAGAGGTGGTCTCCGCTGCCCAtcaggggagagggaggaggtgcacGCTTCCCTGTCAAAGCTCAGGCAAACATTCAGGACAAAGAAGGCAAAACATTAACACGCTTTACTGAAATATCAGTTTCTTTAGTATGTTACAGAAAAGCTTATGAACATATATAATGTACATAAAAGGCTgactttgtaaaataaaaaggtcttcttttataaaaaattaaaaagtcaaagtAAAGTGCATGAAACAGTTTTTCCTCCACTTTAACTATTGCATCAGAGTCTTAGCGCACAGCCATGTTTTTAAAACCTGGGAGATCCTCTTGTGTCACCCATTAGTCAGTTACTTCGCCGGTCAGACgaaaggggggtggtggtggcggtgatAATTACACACAAACGCTTAAGAATCAAAACAGATGCATCCACAACAAAGACTAAGAGCTAACGGAATATGGGCTTCCTATACACTTCTCATTGACAAGATTTCACGATCAGCGGAAAGGTTCACTCTCGTTAAAGAAAACCAACCGGTAAGAAAACGAGCTTCACAAACAGGGCAGTTTCGCTCCCTGGGGGCTCCCCTATCGTGCAGCCAGTTCTCAGCCTACGAACCCCAACATTCGTACCTAAAAGACGCTGCCGCGGAGGGAAGAGTACGTAGAAAAACGTTTCGGCCTGCCTCCCTCCTTCGGGAGGAGCGGGCAGCCAGCCCCAACCGGGACAAAGACGACGGCCTCCCCACCGAGCAGGGTGACGGGACGCGGAATCctcccattctttttcttttgcccgGCTTCGGGAGCGAGGCCCGGAGCGTCACCCCAGCCGCACTCCGCACCTTCAGAGCCCCCGACGGCGACTTGACCGCTCCTCTCCACAGACGGCCCTGGCAGGCTGGGAGCACCTGCGGCCCAGCAGCGGCGGccgctcccccccttccctcgcctcccctcagccccggcgGGGTCAGGCCCGGCGTCAGCCGCAGGGCACGGAGCCCCGGCGGGGTCAGGCCCCGCTTCCCCTCGCCCCCGGCGGGGTCAGGCCCGGTGTCGGCCTCGGGGCACGGAGCGCCGGCGGGGCGTCGGCCTCCCCTCAGCGCAGGGCGGCCTGGGCGCGGCAGTGGGCGATGTGGCGGTGCACGAAGTCGACGCGGGCCTGCAGCAGCTCGGCCTGCCGCTCCGAGAGGAAGCCGAGGCGGGCCCAGAGCGGCTCCCGCGCCCGGTAGCGGCGGCGGAGCTCGGCGGCGGCGCTGCGGCGGCGGTGCAGCTCGGCGACGCGGCGCGCCGTGCCCTCGCGGAAGACGCAGACGGAGCGGAGCAGCGGCTCGTTGTAGGGGTCCCACATGGCGAGGAGGCGGTAGCCGTGCACCAGCCCAGCCTCGTTGTCCAGGAAGACGAGCCCGCCGTCGGGGCCGCGCAGCAGGTTGCTGGTGGCGCGCCGCATCACCCGCGGGTCCCACTGCAGGCTGAAGAGGTTGCTGACCAGGCGGTCGAAGTTGGCCGTCAGGTAGTCGAAGAGGATCAGGTCGCTCCACTGCACCAGCTCCACCAGCTGCGCCGGCGGCAGCCCGCCCAGCCCCCCCGCCGACAGCGGCTgcagccgccgcccgccgcccgcctcggcGCCCCAGGGCGCGGGGGCCACCACGGCGGTCAGGTTGTCCACCCAGCGCGTCAGGCTGACCACGGCGCCCTCGGCCCAGTGCGAGCCGCGCAGCTCCTCCCGCACCGGCTCCCACTGCCGCCCGCGGGCCTCCACCAGGGCCAGGGCGGTGGGCGGCAGCCGCTCCTGCATGCCCAGCACGCCGGCCAGGTGGTAGGAGAGCGCCTCGCCCTGGATCTGCTCCGGGTTGATGCCGTAGCGGACGCAGGCGCGGCTCCCGTCCGACAGCCGCGCCAGCCGGTTGGAGCTGCGCCCGCAGCCGCCCCGCTCCAGCGAGGCCACGCGGGCGCCGCGGGCGGCCGACAGCCAGGCCGCCGCCTCCTCGG from Accipiter gentilis chromosome 22, bAccGen1.1, whole genome shotgun sequence encodes:
- the FJX1 gene encoding four-jointed box protein 1, which codes for MKRARRAAPGPLPVLGLLLLLLLLLGALPGLWTVLLLRREAAAQPEPEPEPEPEPEPEPRPPAGPPPGRWGWERSPAARGEPGGGGQKTFRALLAVPAAAAAGREERGGEGRAAAAAGGGGWPVERGIFWSRELEERVPPGFAAEEAAAWLSAARGARVASLERGGCGRSSNRLARLSDGSRACVRYGINPEQIQGEALSYHLAGVLGMQERLPPTALALVEARGRQWEPVREELRGSHWAEGAVVSLTRWVDNLTAVVAPAPWGAEAGGGRRLQPLSAGGLGGLPPAQLVELVQWSDLILFDYLTANFDRLVSNLFSLQWDPRVMRRATSNLLRGPDGGLVFLDNEAGLVHGYRLLAMWDPYNEPLLRSVCVFREGTARRVAELHRRRSAAAELRRRYRAREPLWARLGFLSERQAELLQARVDFVHRHIAHCRAQAALR